DNA from Massilia antarctica:
AAGGAAGTGCGCAAGGCCATGGAGCTGGGCATGGCGCCCGAGCGCACCCTGCCCGAGCTGTTGATGGCGCAACTGTTCCAGGAGCAATTCCAGAAAGTCATCGACGCCACCGCCGACAGCGCCTACACGGCCAACGTCAAGGTAGTCAGCCAGCGCGGCGCCGCCTTTTACCAGCTCGGCAAGCGCGCCGAGGCGGCCGAAGCATTCGAGCGCGCCCTCAAGCTCGATCCCGGCTACCCGGTCGCGCTGATGGGCCTGGCCAATGTCGCCTTGGCCAACGGCGACAAGGCGGGCGCGGCGCGCTATGTCGAGGCGACCGTGACGAACAATCCCAAGGATGTGCAGAGCTGGCTGTTCAAGGGCGACTTCGAACGCGCCGAGGGCAACCCGGCCGCCGCCCTGGCCGCCTACGACCAGGTGCTGGCGCTCGACCCCAACAGCGCCTCCGGCCACCTGCAGAAAGCCTATCTGTTCATCGCCGAACGGCGCTACGAGGAAGCGGCCGTGTCCCTGGCCGCCGCCAGGAAAAACGCGCCCAAGAACTTGATGATCAGCTACGCCAGCGCCATGCTCGACTTCACCCAGGGCAAGCACGCGGCCGCGCTCGAATCCTTGCAGCAAGTGCTGCGCGTGGCGCCCGACCACATGCCCTCGGTGCTGCTGGCCGGCGCGGTGCAGTTCACCCTCAAATCCTTGCCGCAGGCCGAGCAGCACCTGAAAAAATACCACGAAGCCCATCCCGAGAGCGATTATGCGCGCAAGCTGCTGGCCTCGACCCGCATCGCGGCCGGCGACGCCAAGGGCGCCATCGCGGTGCTGGCGCCGGTCGTGGGCGCTTCCCAGGATCCCCAGCTGCTGGCCATTGCCGGCAAGGCCTACACCGATAACCGCGAGTTCGGCAAGGCCACCGAGCTGCTGGAGCGGGCCAGCGCGCTCGACCCGAAAAAGGCGCAGCTGCGCACCGCGCTCGGCTTGAGCAAGCTGGAACAGGGCGAGCAAGCGCGCGCCCTGGCCGAACTGGAACTGGCCAGCACCCTCGACCAGACCACCAGCAACGCCGGCATCACCCTGGCCATGACGGCGCTACGCCTGAACCAGTTCGACAAGGCCCTGGCCGCGCTGGCGCCGCTCGAAGCGCGCGCGCCGGGCGACCCGATGATCCAGAACCTCAAGGGCTTGGCGCTGCTGGGCAAGAAGGAGCAGGCCGGGGCCCGCGCCACCTTCGAAAAAGCGCTCGGCCTGCATCCGGATTTCTTTCCGGCGGTCGACAATCTGGCGCGCCTGGACATGCAGGCCGGCAACCTCGATGCCACGCGCCAGCGCTACCAAGACTTTTTGGCCAAGTATCCCAACAATGTCGAAGCGCTCACCGCGCTCGGCGCCATGGCCGTGGCCCAGCGCCGCCTGGCCGAAGCCGGTACCTTGCTGGAACGCGCCAACGCGGTCGACCCGGCCGCGGTCGGTCCGGCCATCGTGCTGGCCGAGCACCACGTGCACATGGGCGCCGCCGACAAGGCCCTGACCCTGATGCGCAAGCTGCTGGTGGCCAATCCCGGCAACCCGGCCGTGCTCGACCAGCTCGGCCAGCTGCAGGTCGCCACCGGCGACAATGGCAGCGCCATGGAAACCTTCACCAAGCTGACCGTGGCCGCGCCGCAGTCGGCCGAAGCGCATTTCCGCCTCGGCGCGGCCCACGCGGCCATGAACAACCTGCCCTCGGCCAGCGCCGCGCTCAAGCGCGCCGTGGCGCTCCAGCCCGATTACCTCGACGCCCAGCTGGCGCTGGCCACGGTCCACCTGCGCCAGCAACAGTTCAACGATGCGCTCGGCGTGGCGCGCGCCATGCAAAAGCAGCATCCGGCCCTGGCGGTCGGCTATGTCGCCGAGGCCGACGTGCTCTTGGTGCAAAACAAAATCGCCGCCGCCATCCCCTTGTACGATAAAGCGTTTTCGCTGGGCAACAATGCCGAGCTGCTCATCAAGCTGTATGAAGCCTTGCGCATAGTCGGCAAGGCCAAGGAAGCCGATGCACGAGTGCAACAATGGCGTGCCGCCCACCCGGACGATGTCAAGGTGCCGGGTTACCTTGGAGAGCAGTATATTGCCAATAAAAAATATCAATTAGCAATAACGGAATTTGAAGCCATACTGAAGAAGGTGCCTGCCTATCCGAGCGCCCTGAACAATCTGGCGGTGGCCTACGAACTGGCGGGCGATGCGCGCGCCCTGCCGACCGCCGAACTGGCTTTCAAGGCGCTGCCCGGCAGCGCGGCGGTGATGGATACCCTCGGTTGGCTGCTGGTGCAAAAGGGCGACCTGGCGCGCGGCTTGCCGCTGCTGCGCGACGCCAGTGCCAGGTTGCCTGGCGTGCCAGAGATCCGTTTCCACCTGGCCAAGGCGCTGATCCAGGCCAAGGACAAGGAAGCGGCGCGCAAGGAACTAGAAGTGTTGCTGGACAAGCACAAGCAATTTCCGCAAGGAGAGGAGGCGCGGGGCTTGCTGAAACAACTATAAAGCGGGCCCGACGCCGAGTCGCAGCCCACCGGGCGTCTTACTCGGCGGCACCATGTGCCGGGCTGGCGCCGCGCCACAGGGAGTTTTCACATGAATGCAGGGCACGATGCAGTGGAAGCGATGGGTAATGAGCAGGCCCATCTTGAGTCGTCTTATGTGGTAGGGGCCGAGGAGGACGATCACGGCCGCCTGATCGGCAGTTTCACCGACAATGACCGCACCTTCGGGATCCGCCTGGCCGATACCGACCAGGGGCGCAATTCGGCCAGCCTGTTGATCAGTAAAATGTACGCCACGCGCGGCTACAACGTGGCCCGCATGGAGCGCGACCCCAACCGCATCACCCTGTCGGCCTCCGACAAGGGGAGCCTGATCGGCACCGTGACCCTGGGGCTCGATTCCGAGCGCGGCATCCTGGCCGACGAGATTTTCCACGACCATGTCGACGCTTTCCGCGCGCGCGGGGCGCGCCTGTGCGAAATCACCAAGCTGGCGTTCGACCCCCAGGTCAAATCCAAG
Protein-coding regions in this window:
- the prsT gene encoding XrtA/PEP-CTERM system TPR-repeat protein PrsT yields the protein MSTQAQSLAAAALTTALMLGALGGCGKTETPAALLAEAKQFQQKGDHVSALIQLKNAVARNPADPEARLALGETYNKLGDPVSAEKEVRKAMELGMAPERTLPELLMAQLFQEQFQKVIDATADSAYTANVKVVSQRGAAFYQLGKRAEAAEAFERALKLDPGYPVALMGLANVALANGDKAGAARYVEATVTNNPKDVQSWLFKGDFERAEGNPAAALAAYDQVLALDPNSASGHLQKAYLFIAERRYEEAAVSLAAARKNAPKNLMISYASAMLDFTQGKHAAALESLQQVLRVAPDHMPSVLLAGAVQFTLKSLPQAEQHLKKYHEAHPESDYARKLLASTRIAAGDAKGAIAVLAPVVGASQDPQLLAIAGKAYTDNREFGKATELLERASALDPKKAQLRTALGLSKLEQGEQARALAELELASTLDQTTSNAGITLAMTALRLNQFDKALAALAPLEARAPGDPMIQNLKGLALLGKKEQAGARATFEKALGLHPDFFPAVDNLARLDMQAGNLDATRQRYQDFLAKYPNNVEALTALGAMAVAQRRLAEAGTLLERANAVDPAAVGPAIVLAEHHVHMGAADKALTLMRKLLVANPGNPAVLDQLGQLQVATGDNGSAMETFTKLTVAAPQSAEAHFRLGAAHAAMNNLPSASAALKRAVALQPDYLDAQLALATVHLRQQQFNDALGVARAMQKQHPALAVGYVAEADVLLVQNKIAAAIPLYDKAFSLGNNAELLIKLYEALRIVGKAKEADARVQQWRAAHPDDVKVPGYLGEQYIANKKYQLAITEFEAILKKVPAYPSALNNLAVAYELAGDARALPTAELAFKALPGSAAVMDTLGWLLVQKGDLARGLPLLRDASARLPGVPEIRFHLAKALIQAKDKEAARKELEVLLDKHKQFPQGEEARGLLKQL
- a CDS encoding N-acyl amino acid synthase FeeM domain-containing protein, giving the protein MNAGHDAVEAMGNEQAHLESSYVVGAEEDDHGRLIGSFTDNDRTFGIRLADTDQGRNSASLLISKMYATRGYNVARMERDPNRITLSASDKGSLIGTVTLGLDSERGILADEIFHDHVDAFRARGARLCEITKLAFDPQVKSKAALAALFHTLFIYARYIHGRTDVLIEVNPRHRRFYQTMLGFVDQAELRHNTRVDAPAYLMWLSVEHMAHEIARLGGTSSHAGTERSLYPYFFSSREEEGIANRLIKIG